A genomic stretch from Frigoribacterium sp. PvP032 includes:
- the rplW gene encoding 50S ribosomal protein L23, with amino-acid sequence MSGYGKDPRDVIIAPVVSEKSYSLIDQGKYTFIVDPRSNKTEIKLAIEKIFDVKVDSINTLNRVGKTRRTRFGTGKRKDTKRAIVTLKSGSIDIFTAVG; translated from the coding sequence ATGAGCGGCTACGGCAAGGACCCCCGCGACGTCATCATCGCGCCCGTCGTCTCCGAGAAGAGCTACTCCCTGATCGATCAGGGCAAGTACACCTTCATCGTCGACCCGCGGTCGAACAAGACCGAGATCAAGCTCGCCATCGAGAAGATCTTCGACGTCAAGGTCGACAGCATCAACACGCTGAACCGCGTCGGCAAGACCCGTCGCACCCGTTTCGGCACCGGCAAGCGCAAGGACACCAAGCGCGCCATCGTGACGCTCAAGTCGGGCTCCATCGACATCTTCACGGCTGTCGGCTAG
- the rplD gene encoding 50S ribosomal protein L4 — MATINATATSVDVLDAKGVKTSTVELPGEIFDVVTNVPLIHQVVVAQQAAARQGTHKTKRRGEVSGAGRKPFKQKGTGRARQGSIRAPQMTGGGIVHGPQPRDYSQRTPKKMIAAALLGALSDRARGARVHVVESFVADTVSTKVALELLSTISSSKHVLVVIDRDDALTRKSVNNVPTVHVITFDQLNAYDVLVSDDIVFTKSAFDGFVASKTKKEASA; from the coding sequence ATGGCCACCATCAACGCAACGGCCACCTCGGTGGACGTCCTCGACGCCAAGGGCGTGAAGACCAGCACGGTCGAGCTGCCCGGCGAGATCTTCGACGTCGTCACGAACGTGCCGCTCATCCACCAGGTCGTCGTCGCCCAGCAGGCTGCCGCTCGTCAGGGCACGCACAAGACCAAGCGTCGCGGCGAGGTCTCCGGTGCCGGCCGCAAGCCCTTCAAGCAGAAGGGCACCGGCCGCGCTCGTCAGGGCTCGATCCGTGCTCCTCAGATGACCGGCGGTGGCATCGTCCACGGTCCGCAGCCGCGTGACTACTCGCAGCGCACCCCGAAGAAGATGATCGCCGCTGCTCTGCTCGGCGCTCTGTCTGACCGTGCCCGCGGCGCCCGCGTCCACGTCGTCGAGAGCTTCGTCGCCGACACGGTGTCGACCAAGGTCGCCCTCGAGCTCCTGTCGACCATCTCGTCGAGCAAGCACGTCCTCGTCGTCATCGACCGCGACGACGCGCTGACCCGCAAGAGCGTCAACAACGTGCCCACGGTCCACGTGATCACGTTCGACCAGCTCAACGCCTACGACGTCCTCGTCAGCGACGACATCGTCTTCACGAAGAGCGCCTTCGACGGCTTCGTCGCCTCGAAGACCAAGAAGGAGGCCTCCGCATGA
- the rplC gene encoding 50S ribosomal protein L3: protein MSSTKNVKGLLGKKLGMTQVWDENNKLVPVTVVEIAPNVVTQIRSLEKDGYSAVQIAAGPIDPRKSNKPATGHFDAAGVTPRRHLTEVRTADAAEYALGQELTAATFEAGQKVDVVGTSKGKGFAGVMKRHNFKGVSASHGAHRNHRKPGSIGASSTPSRVFKGMRMAGRMGGDRVTILNLTVHAVDAEKGLLLVKGAVPGARGRIVFVRTAVKGK from the coding sequence ATCAGCAGCACCAAGAACGTCAAGGGCCTCCTGGGCAAGAAGCTCGGCATGACCCAGGTCTGGGACGAGAACAACAAGCTCGTCCCCGTCACCGTCGTGGAGATCGCTCCCAACGTCGTGACCCAGATCCGCTCGCTCGAGAAGGACGGCTACAGCGCCGTCCAGATCGCGGCCGGCCCCATCGACCCCCGCAAGTCGAACAAGCCCGCCACGGGCCACTTCGACGCCGCGGGCGTCACTCCCCGCCGCCACCTCACCGAGGTCCGCACCGCCGACGCCGCCGAGTACGCACTCGGCCAGGAGCTCACGGCCGCCACCTTCGAGGCCGGCCAGAAGGTCGACGTCGTCGGCACCTCCAAGGGCAAGGGCTTCGCCGGTGTCATGAAGCGTCACAACTTCAAGGGCGTCAGCGCCTCGCACGGTGCGCACCGCAACCACCGCAAGCCCGGCTCGATCGGTGCTTCGTCGACCCCCAGCCGTGTCTTCAAGGGCATGCGCATGGCCGGTCGCATGGGTGGCGACCGCGTCACCATCCTCAACCTCACGGTGCACGCCGTCGACGCCGAGAAGGGTCTGCTGCTCGTCAAGGGCGCCGTTCCCGGTGCTCGTGGCCGCATCGTCTTCGTCCGCACCGCCGTGAAGGGGAAGTAG
- the rpsJ gene encoding 30S ribosomal protein S10, translating to MAGQKIRIRLKSYDHEVIDTSARKIVDTVTRAGATVVGPVPLPTEKNVVVVIRSPHKYKDSREHFEKRTHKRLIDIVDPTPKAVDSLMRLDLPADVNIEIKL from the coding sequence ATGGCGGGACAGAAGATCCGCATCCGGCTGAAGTCGTACGACCACGAGGTCATCGACACCTCCGCGCGAAAGATCGTCGACACGGTCACCCGCGCGGGCGCCACGGTGGTCGGCCCCGTGCCGCTGCCGACCGAGAAGAACGTGGTCGTCGTGATCCGTTCGCCCCACAAGTACAAGGACTCGCGCGAGCACTTCGAGAAGCGCACGCACAAGCGCCTCATCGACATCGTCGACCCGACGCCGAAGGCCGTCGACTCGCTCATGCGCCTCGACCTCCCGGCCGACGTCAACATCGAGATCAAGCTCTAG
- a CDS encoding DarT ssDNA thymidine ADP-ribosyltransferase family protein, with the protein MTDECIHGFERELCDICAPRKREPLLDADGQARTLVTKRRAPSRKPESLRSTPALARDSAAVAVAAQSAARVAPAFEAQRVYHWTHVSNLPALFAAGELVPAAEAAPVLDVSSEATRALRASVTTASGAPVAAHVPFSLSPHASAWDVLRSGAEGYEWSDAARGAKATDFVMLVVPVTALEDDFVVTERDAAVQGVRSAAGVDAASSMVRRFSLADPDLLEPEVLVPHAVPLESVMLIGVPHDKMRDRVKQLLVEAGGAAPRVAVYPPWFRPAETA; encoded by the coding sequence GTGACTGACGAGTGCATCCACGGTTTCGAGCGAGAGCTGTGCGACATCTGCGCGCCGCGCAAGCGGGAGCCCCTGCTCGACGCCGACGGGCAGGCTCGGACCCTGGTCACGAAGCGCCGCGCGCCGTCGCGCAAGCCCGAGTCGCTGCGCAGCACGCCGGCGCTCGCGCGTGACTCTGCGGCCGTCGCCGTCGCGGCGCAGTCCGCTGCCCGCGTCGCACCCGCCTTCGAGGCCCAGCGCGTCTACCACTGGACCCACGTGAGCAACCTGCCGGCCCTGTTCGCCGCCGGCGAGCTCGTCCCCGCCGCCGAGGCGGCTCCCGTGCTCGACGTGAGCTCCGAGGCGACGCGGGCCCTGCGCGCCTCCGTGACGACCGCCTCCGGCGCCCCCGTCGCGGCTCACGTGCCCTTCTCGCTCTCGCCGCACGCCTCCGCGTGGGACGTGCTGCGCTCCGGGGCGGAGGGCTACGAGTGGTCGGACGCCGCCCGCGGCGCCAAGGCCACCGACTTCGTCATGCTCGTCGTGCCCGTGACCGCCCTCGAGGACGACTTCGTCGTCACCGAACGCGACGCCGCGGTGCAGGGGGTCCGCTCGGCGGCCGGCGTCGACGCCGCCTCCTCGATGGTGCGTCGCTTCTCGCTGGCCGACCCCGACCTGCTCGAGCCGGAGGTGCTCGTGCCGCACGCCGTCCCGCTCGAGTCGGTGATGCTGATCGGCGTCCCGCACGACAAGATGCGCGACCGGGTCAAGCAGCTGCTCGTCGAAGCTGGCGGCGCCGCGCCTCGCGTGGCCGTCTACCCGCCGTGGTTTCGCCCCGCCGAGACGGCCTGA
- a CDS encoding DNA topoisomerase IB, with translation MPRLRRTNSSSPGLTRVRSGAGFSYRDADGVTVTDPELRERCDHLGIPPAWTDVWIAPYANGHIQATGVDGAGRRQYIYHPTWREQKDRLKFDRALALAESLPAARRLVTLDLRLDEPVRERTLAAAFRMLDTGSLRVGSERYAEQHGSHGLSTLLCAHAKVSGDVVSLAFPGKSGQDWDSEIRDADLATVVRSCKQRGGRARLLAWRPEAGSPWRPLHASEINEYVKLRAGDDFTAKDFRTLHGTVAAAVSLARTGPQAGVGKRKGAVAQAMRDAADVLGNTPSVARSSYVDPRLVDAYLHGETIDPARLGSAETEVRSLLFR, from the coding sequence ATGCCGCGCCTCCGCAGGACCAACTCGAGCTCGCCGGGCCTCACCCGCGTCCGCAGCGGAGCGGGCTTCTCGTACCGGGACGCCGACGGCGTCACGGTCACCGACCCTGAGCTCCGCGAGCGGTGCGATCACCTCGGCATCCCGCCCGCCTGGACCGACGTCTGGATCGCTCCCTACGCCAACGGCCACATCCAGGCCACGGGCGTCGACGGTGCAGGGCGTCGCCAGTACATCTACCACCCGACCTGGCGTGAGCAGAAGGACCGCCTGAAGTTCGACCGGGCCCTCGCCCTGGCCGAGTCCCTGCCTGCGGCGCGTCGTCTCGTGACCCTCGACCTCCGCCTCGACGAACCGGTGCGGGAGCGGACCCTCGCCGCCGCCTTCCGGATGCTCGACACGGGCTCACTGCGGGTGGGGTCGGAGCGCTACGCGGAGCAGCACGGCAGCCACGGCCTCAGCACGCTGCTGTGCGCGCACGCGAAGGTGTCCGGCGACGTGGTGTCGCTCGCCTTCCCCGGCAAGAGCGGCCAGGACTGGGACAGCGAGATCCGCGACGCCGACCTGGCCACGGTGGTGCGCAGCTGCAAGCAACGCGGCGGCCGGGCGCGGCTGCTCGCCTGGCGTCCCGAGGCGGGATCTCCCTGGCGGCCGCTGCACGCCTCCGAGATCAACGAGTACGTGAAGCTCCGCGCGGGCGACGACTTCACGGCGAAGGACTTCCGCACCCTGCACGGCACGGTCGCCGCCGCGGTGAGCCTCGCGCGGACGGGCCCGCAGGCCGGCGTCGGCAAGAGGAAGGGAGCCGTCGCCCAGGCCATGCGCGACGCCGCCGACGTCCTCGGCAACACCCCGTCCGTCGCCCGCTCCTCGTACGTCGACCCGCGCCTCGTCGACGCCTACCTGCACGGCGAGACGATCGATCCTGCCCGCCTGGGGTCGGCGGAGACCGAGGTGCGGTCGCTGCTCTTCCGCTGA
- a CDS encoding Rv0909 family putative TA system antitoxin yields MAGFDDITKKAQEFLKDGKVQDALKSEKAEGISDSILDAVAGAADKATGGKYSDKIAQAKEQADKKVGDQ; encoded by the coding sequence ATGGCAGGCTTCGACGACATCACCAAGAAGGCCCAGGAGTTCCTGAAGGACGGCAAGGTCCAGGACGCCCTCAAGAGCGAGAAGGCCGAGGGGATCAGCGACAGCATCCTCGACGCCGTCGCCGGCGCCGCCGACAAGGCCACCGGCGGCAAGTACAGCGACAAGATCGCCCAGGCGAAGGAGCAGGCCGACAAGAAGGTCGGCGACCAGTAG
- the tuf gene encoding elongation factor Tu: MAKAKFERTKPHVNIGTIGHVDHGKTTLTAAITKVLHDKYPTLNEASAFDQIDNAPEEKQRGITINISHVEYQTEKRHYAHVDAPGHADYIKNMITGAAQMDGAILVVAATDGPMPQTREHVLLARQVGVPYIVVALNKSDMVDDEEILELVEIEVRELLSSQDFDGDNAPVVQVSALKALEGDEKWAATVADLMDQVDENVPEPVRATDQPFLMPVEDVFTITGRGTVITGRVERGILKPNDEVEIVGIKEKSSKTTVTAIEMFRKTLDDARAGENVGLLLRGTKREDVERGQVVVKPGSITPHTEFEANVYILSKDEGGRHNPFYANYRPQFYFRTTDVTGVITLPEGTEMVMPGDTTEITVQLIQPIAMEEGLRFAIREGGRTVGAGTVVKIIK, from the coding sequence GTGGCTAAGGCCAAGTTCGAGCGGACCAAGCCGCACGTCAACATCGGAACCATCGGTCACGTCGACCACGGCAAGACCACGCTCACCGCGGCGATCACCAAGGTCCTGCACGACAAGTACCCGACCCTCAACGAGGCGTCGGCCTTCGACCAGATCGACAACGCGCCCGAAGAGAAGCAGCGCGGCATCACGATCAACATCTCGCACGTCGAGTACCAGACGGAGAAGCGTCACTACGCTCACGTCGACGCTCCCGGTCACGCCGACTACATCAAGAACATGATCACCGGCGCGGCTCAGATGGACGGCGCGATCCTCGTGGTCGCCGCCACCGACGGCCCGATGCCCCAGACGCGTGAGCACGTCCTGCTCGCCCGCCAGGTCGGCGTGCCCTACATCGTCGTGGCCCTGAACAAGTCCGACATGGTCGACGACGAGGAGATCCTCGAGCTCGTCGAGATCGAGGTGCGCGAGCTCCTCTCCAGCCAGGACTTCGACGGCGACAACGCCCCCGTCGTGCAGGTCTCCGCTCTCAAGGCCCTTGAGGGCGACGAGAAGTGGGCCGCCACGGTCGCCGACCTGATGGACCAGGTCGACGAGAACGTCCCCGAGCCCGTCCGTGCCACGGACCAGCCCTTCCTCATGCCCGTCGAGGACGTCTTCACGATCACCGGTCGTGGAACCGTCATCACCGGTCGTGTCGAGCGCGGCATCCTGAAGCCGAACGACGAGGTCGAGATCGTCGGCATCAAGGAGAAGTCGTCCAAGACGACCGTCACCGCCATCGAGATGTTCCGCAAGACCCTCGACGACGCGCGCGCCGGTGAGAACGTCGGACTCCTCCTCCGTGGCACCAAGCGCGAGGACGTCGAGCGCGGCCAGGTCGTGGTCAAGCCCGGCTCGATCACGCCCCACACCGAGTTCGAGGCGAACGTCTACATCCTCTCGAAGGACGAGGGCGGCCGTCACAACCCGTTCTACGCGAACTACCGCCCGCAGTTCTACTTCCGCACCACCGACGTCACGGGTGTCATCACGCTGCCCGAGGGCACCGAGATGGTCATGCCCGGCGACACGACTGAGATCACCGTTCAGCTGATCCAGCCCATCGCCATGGAAGAGGGCCTGCGCTTCGCCATCCGTGAGGGTGGCCGCACGGTCGGTGCCGGCACGGTCGTCAAGATCATCAAGTAG
- the fusA gene encoding elongation factor G: protein MAQDVLTDLNKVRNIGIMAHIDAGKTTTTERILYYTGITHKIGEVHDGAATMDWMAQEQERGITITSAATTCFWNKNQINIIDTPGHVDFTVEVERSLRVLDGAVAVFDGKEGVEPQSETVWRQADKYDVPRICFVNKMDKLGADFYFTVDTIINRLGAKPLVMQLPIGSESSFEGVVDLVEMRALTWRGDSKGDVELGAKYEIEEIPDDLKEKAAEYRAKLLETVAESDDVLLEKYFGGEELTIAEIKGAVRKMTVNSELYPIFCGSAFKNRGVQPMLDAVIDYLPSPLDVPPMEGHDVRDAEKVIIRKPESTEPFSALAFKVAVHPFFGRLTYVRVYSGSIESGAQVINSTKDKKERIGKIFQMHSNKENPVDSVTAGHIYAVIGLKFTTTGDTLCDPSEQIVLESMTFPEPVIEVAIEPKTKADQEKLSLAIQKLAEEDPTFRVELNVETGQTVIKGMGELHLDILVDRMKREFNVEANVGKPQVAYRETLKKGIERYDYTHKKQTGGSGQFAKIQIALEPYEVTAESTYEFVNKVTGGRVPREYIPSVDAGIQDAMQVGVLAGYPTVGVRALLLDGAAHDVDSSEMAFKIAGSIAYKEAARKAQPVLLEPLMAVEVRTPEEYMGDVIGDLSSRRGQISSMEDASGVKVVRASVPLSEMFGYVGDLRSKTSGRAVYSMTFESYQEVPSAVAEEIIQKNKGE, encoded by the coding sequence GTGGCACAGGACGTGCTCACCGACCTGAACAAGGTCCGCAACATCGGCATCATGGCGCACATCGATGCTGGCAAGACGACGACGACCGAGCGCATCCTGTACTACACCGGCATCACCCACAAGATCGGTGAGGTCCACGACGGTGCGGCCACGATGGACTGGATGGCGCAGGAGCAGGAGCGCGGCATCACCATCACGTCCGCTGCGACGACGTGCTTCTGGAACAAGAACCAGATCAACATCATCGACACCCCCGGCCACGTCGACTTCACGGTCGAGGTCGAGCGTTCGCTCCGCGTGCTCGACGGCGCGGTCGCCGTGTTCGACGGCAAGGAGGGCGTCGAGCCCCAGTCAGAGACCGTCTGGCGTCAGGCCGACAAGTACGACGTGCCCCGCATCTGCTTCGTCAACAAGATGGACAAGCTCGGCGCCGACTTCTACTTCACGGTCGACACGATCATCAACCGCCTGGGCGCCAAGCCCCTCGTCATGCAGCTCCCGATCGGTTCGGAGTCCTCGTTCGAGGGCGTCGTCGACCTGGTCGAGATGCGTGCGCTGACGTGGCGCGGCGACTCCAAGGGAGACGTCGAGCTGGGTGCGAAGTACGAGATCGAGGAGATCCCGGACGACCTCAAGGAGAAGGCCGCGGAGTACCGCGCCAAGCTCCTCGAGACGGTCGCCGAGTCGGACGACGTGCTGCTCGAGAAGTACTTCGGCGGCGAAGAACTGACGATCGCCGAGATCAAGGGCGCCGTCCGCAAGATGACGGTCAACAGCGAGCTGTACCCGATCTTCTGTGGCTCCGCCTTCAAGAACCGCGGCGTCCAGCCGATGCTCGACGCGGTCATCGACTACCTCCCCTCGCCGCTCGACGTGCCTCCCATGGAGGGCCACGACGTCCGCGACGCCGAGAAGGTCATCATCCGCAAGCCCGAGTCGACGGAGCCGTTCTCGGCCCTCGCCTTCAAGGTCGCGGTGCACCCCTTCTTCGGTCGCCTCACCTACGTCCGCGTGTACTCCGGCTCGATCGAGTCGGGTGCCCAGGTCATCAACTCGACCAAGGACAAGAAGGAGCGCATCGGCAAGATCTTCCAGATGCACTCCAACAAGGAGAACCCGGTCGACAGCGTCACCGCCGGCCACATCTACGCGGTCATCGGCCTGAAGTTCACCACCACCGGTGACACGCTGTGCGACCCGTCCGAGCAGATCGTGCTCGAGTCGATGACGTTCCCCGAGCCCGTCATCGAGGTCGCCATCGAGCCCAAGACGAAGGCCGACCAGGAGAAGCTCTCGCTGGCCATCCAGAAGCTCGCCGAGGAGGACCCGACGTTCCGCGTCGAGCTCAACGTCGAGACCGGCCAGACGGTCATCAAGGGCATGGGCGAGCTCCACCTCGACATCCTCGTCGACCGCATGAAGCGCGAGTTCAACGTCGAGGCGAACGTCGGCAAGCCCCAGGTGGCCTACCGCGAGACGCTCAAGAAGGGCATCGAGCGCTACGACTACACCCACAAGAAGCAGACCGGTGGGTCGGGTCAGTTCGCCAAGATCCAGATCGCCCTGGAGCCCTACGAGGTCACGGCCGAGTCGACCTACGAGTTCGTCAACAAGGTCACCGGTGGCCGCGTCCCGCGGGAGTACATCCCCTCGGTCGACGCCGGCATCCAGGACGCCATGCAGGTCGGAGTCCTCGCGGGCTACCCGACCGTGGGCGTCCGGGCACTGCTCCTCGACGGTGCGGCGCACGACGTCGACTCGTCGGAGATGGCCTTCAAGATCGCTGGGTCGATCGCCTACAAAGAGGCGGCTCGCAAGGCCCAGCCCGTTCTCCTCGAGCCGCTCATGGCGGTCGAGGTGCGTACGCCCGAGGAGTACATGGGCGACGTCATCGGCGACCTCAGCTCGCGACGCGGGCAGATCTCGTCGATGGAAGACGCCAGTGGTGTGAAGGTCGTTCGGGCCAGCGTGCCGCTGTCGGAGATGTTCGGCTACGTCGGCGACCTGCGGTCGAAGACCTCGGGTCGTGCCGTCTACTCGATGACGTTCGAGTCGTACCAGGAAGTCCCCTCGGCGGTCGCCGAGGAGATCATCCAGAAGAACAAGGGCGAATAG
- the rpsG gene encoding 30S ribosomal protein S7, whose translation MPRKGPAPKRPVVADPVYGAPIVSQLVNKILLDGKKGLAERIVYGALAGVSAKNDQDAVVTLKKALDNVRPTLEVRSRRVGGSTYQVPVEVKPHRANTLALRWLTTYAKARREKTMTERLMNEILDASNGLGAAVKRREDTHKMAEANKAFAHYRW comes from the coding sequence ATGCCTCGTAAAGGACCCGCGCCCAAGCGCCCCGTCGTCGCCGACCCGGTCTACGGTGCGCCGATCGTCAGCCAGCTCGTCAACAAGATCCTCCTCGACGGCAAGAAGGGCCTCGCCGAGCGCATCGTCTACGGTGCTCTCGCCGGCGTCTCCGCCAAGAACGACCAGGATGCCGTCGTCACGCTGAAGAAGGCGCTCGACAACGTGCGCCCCACCCTCGAGGTGCGTTCGCGCCGCGTCGGCGGCTCGACCTACCAGGTCCCCGTCGAGGTCAAGCCGCACCGCGCGAACACGCTCGCGCTCCGCTGGCTCACGACCTACGCCAAGGCTCGTCGCGAGAAGACGATGACCGAGCGCCTCATGAACGAGATCCTCGACGCCTCCAACGGCCTCGGCGCCGCTGTCAAGCGCCGTGAGGACACTCACAAGATGGCCGAGGCGAACAAGGCCTTCGCGCACTACCGCTGGTAA
- the rpsL gene encoding 30S ribosomal protein S12 yields MPTIQQLVRKGRTPKVVKTKAPALRSNPQQRGVCTRVYTTTPKKPNSALRKVARVKLSNGTEVTAYIPGEGHNLQEHSMVLVRGGRVKDLPGVRYKIVRGALDTQAVKNRKQARSLYGAKKDKK; encoded by the coding sequence GTGCCAACCATCCAGCAGCTGGTCCGCAAGGGACGCACGCCGAAGGTCGTCAAGACCAAGGCCCCCGCCCTGCGGTCCAACCCCCAGCAGCGTGGCGTGTGCACCCGCGTGTACACCACCACCCCCAAGAAGCCGAACTCCGCGCTCCGCAAGGTCGCCCGTGTGAAGCTCTCCAACGGCACCGAGGTCACCGCCTACATCCCCGGCGAGGGCCACAACCTGCAGGAGCACTCGATGGTGCTCGTGCGCGGCGGTCGTGTGAAAGACCTCCCCGGCGTGCGCTACAAGATCGTCCGTGGCGCCCTCGACACCCAGGCCGTGAAGAACCGCAAGCAGGCTCGTAGCCTCTACGGTGCGAAGAAGGACAAGAAGTAA
- a CDS encoding DUF6121 family protein: protein MTRAVYALMASVLFGALLVATAGFESLLLDRDVITEADAGPFLGPAMGGAALIVVLLALMRSAALADAREGGAPEVRGTFPAQPLPDARPARRGPRPGDEGGGVPGPRPAPPSPWPAVVSAAAAVWVVMLLVGSVGYAVVRGEAVWLVLFAARYALSPFVLGAVVCAALVVLGTLLVSRAEPAR, encoded by the coding sequence ATGACCCGTGCCGTCTACGCCCTGATGGCGAGCGTCCTCTTCGGCGCCCTGCTCGTGGCGACGGCCGGCTTCGAGAGCCTGCTGCTCGACCGTGACGTCATCACCGAGGCCGACGCCGGCCCCTTCCTCGGCCCGGCCATGGGCGGTGCCGCCCTGATCGTCGTCCTCCTCGCCCTGATGCGCTCCGCGGCGCTCGCGGACGCCCGCGAGGGGGGAGCGCCGGAGGTGCGCGGCACCTTCCCCGCCCAGCCCCTGCCCGACGCCCGCCCGGCCCGTCGGGGTCCGCGCCCCGGAGACGAGGGCGGCGGCGTCCCCGGTCCCCGACCCGCGCCTCCGAGCCCCTGGCCCGCCGTCGTCTCCGCGGCCGCCGCCGTCTGGGTGGTGATGCTGCTCGTCGGGAGCGTCGGCTACGCGGTGGTGCGCGGCGAGGCCGTCTGGCTGGTGCTCTTCGCCGCCCGCTACGCGCTCTCGCCCTTCGTGCTCGGCGCGGTCGTCTGCGCGGCGCTGGTCGTGCTCGGCACGCTGCTGGTCTCGCGGGCCGAGCCCGCCCGCTGA
- the pilM gene encoding type IV pilus assembly protein PilM — protein MTKNIVGIDIGSRSLRAVEVADVDKPRPTVVRFSEMALSDGAASRGEVLEPQTVASALKQLWSTGGFKSKNVVLGMGNQRVLARDLTVAKASRERIRESLPFQVQDMLPVPVADALLDFYPYKESEGENGPVLNGLLIAAVKDAVLGNVRASKLAGLSTMGVDLIPFANTRLLINRPGLTGTVALIEIGHSTSSVIVATDGVPQFVRIIPSGGDDVTQAIMAKRGISVEEAVAVKRERGLSTVITNAEEQASSAAIFESVNELLGSFRNTVQYFVNTRSTETISQIVLAGGGALLPGLPDALSEVTRLPVVVADPFATVAFGKNVDEAALRGRASDMTVALGLALGSAA, from the coding sequence ATGACGAAGAACATCGTCGGCATCGACATCGGCAGCCGATCGCTCCGCGCGGTCGAGGTCGCCGACGTCGACAAGCCGCGCCCCACCGTCGTCCGCTTCTCCGAGATGGCCCTCAGCGACGGCGCTGCCAGCCGCGGAGAAGTGCTCGAGCCCCAGACCGTGGCCAGCGCCCTCAAGCAGCTCTGGAGCACCGGCGGCTTCAAGAGCAAGAACGTCGTGCTCGGCATGGGCAACCAGCGCGTGCTGGCCCGTGACCTGACCGTGGCGAAGGCGTCGCGCGAGCGGATCCGCGAGTCGCTGCCGTTCCAGGTGCAGGACATGCTGCCGGTGCCGGTCGCCGACGCGCTGCTCGACTTCTACCCCTACAAGGAGAGCGAGGGCGAGAACGGCCCCGTGCTCAACGGCCTGCTCATCGCCGCCGTCAAGGACGCCGTCCTCGGCAACGTGCGCGCCAGCAAGCTCGCCGGGCTGTCGACCATGGGAGTCGACCTCATCCCGTTCGCGAACACGCGCCTCCTGATCAACCGTCCCGGCCTCACCGGCACCGTCGCCCTGATCGAGATCGGCCACAGCACCTCGTCGGTGATCGTCGCGACCGACGGCGTGCCCCAGTTCGTCCGCATCATCCCCTCGGGCGGCGACGACGTCACGCAGGCGATCATGGCCAAGCGGGGCATCTCGGTCGAGGAGGCGGTGGCCGTCAAGCGCGAACGAGGCCTCAGCACCGTGATCACCAACGCCGAGGAGCAGGCCTCGTCGGCCGCGATCTTCGAGTCGGTCAACGAGCTGCTCGGCAGCTTCCGCAACACCGTCCAGTACTTCGTCAACACCCGCTCGACCGAGACGATCTCGCAGATCGTCCTCGCCGGGGGCGGCGCCCTGCTGCCGGGTCTCCCCGACGCCCTGTCCGAGGTGACGCGCCTGCCCGTGGTCGTCGCCGATCCGTTCGCCACCGTCGCGTTCGGCAAGAACGTCGACGAGGCGGCCCTCCGCGGGCGCGCCTCCGACATGACCGTGGCCCTCGGGCTCGCACTGGGGAGCGCCGCATGA